GCAGCGTCGCCCCAAATAGGGGCTGATCGCATATTGATAGACCTTGATCAGTCCAAGCAACAGGCGTTTCATGATTCTTCCCGCTTCGGCCGGGGCCGTCGCAGTTTGTCAATCAGAGCAAGAAAATCACTGGCCAGCAGTTTGCCATCAAGTGGTGCAGGCTTGACTGCAAGCCGGACCACCAGATCGCATGCCGGCAGATTTATCCTCTGACAGCGAAACTGTTCGCGAATGATACGTTTGACTTTGTTACGGTCAACCGATCGTTTCAGCAATTTTTTGG
The DNA window shown above is from Quatrionicoccus australiensis and carries:
- the rnpA gene encoding ribonuclease P protein component, whose product is MEQTFARRYRLTKTDEFSSVFGFRKAIRGKLLMLHYQPRASGSDDPRLGVVVAKKLLKRSVDRNKVKRIIREQFRCQRINLPACDLVVRLAVKPAPLDGKLLASDFLALIDKLRRPRPKREES